CTCATCATTTTTACTCTATCATAGGACAGAGTGATCGCACTATGGAAGACGTCCCGTTCTTCACGCTTCCCCTTTATCCTGGAACAAACATcctgcacatttttatgttatttagtCTGTCAGCtttttttggggattttttttttctacaatacTGTCATAAAAACAAACTCAGGACTTCAGCTtttatcatcctcctcctcaccaATGATTTACTGGAGCTACTTCTGAGTGCGTATATTATAGTAAAACTGTTCCAAGAAGACAGGTGTGAGGACACGATGTGCAGGATATTGTCCTCTTTCTGGTGGGGGTTAAGAGTCTGTGGTGTTTTCCTGCAGCAGATGTTGGTGTTAGAGGCTGATCTTGCTCTAAggtctgtgctctgctgtgctcATGTTTTCTTTCCCTGCTCTGTTATAATCTCTGCTGTTGGATTCATGTTGTTTTGTCTGTCCATCTTTTCCGCAGCACCACCGTTTCACCTTTTCAGTCTGTTACCACCGTTAGCTGTGACAGTCTCCTCATGTTCAGTCACCTGTGGAAAGTCACCCATTAAAATCCACAGTGCTGATAGAAACAAGAGGCGTGAATATGTGGTGTTAACCTTTGCACTGTTCACTATAATCCTGTATTTGCTTTTTCTCATTGCATATGTTTCTCGGAGTAGTTGGAGCCAGTGGGTgatgtgttttctgagtttcAGGCTGATCATAGACCCCCTGTTGTGTGTGCTGGTCTGCAGAGGGAAAATCATTCAGACATGCACAAACCCTGAAACTGATCAACATCAGTTTGATCAGCCTGATTTATCTGTATTCAACCTTTAGTGATCATAAATCAGTTAATCAGTATAAAcgtgaagagaaacagagagaagttTGAACGTCAGTGTCAGTTCCTGTAATCTGAACTCAGGTCTAGCAGTGTTTAGACAGTGAGAATAGGGCTTTATTAACTGTgttattaacttacattaataaAAAGAAGTTAAATATGTTTACGGTTTGTTTTGATTGCCTTCATTAGACTGATGTGTAAAACCAGGACACTCTGGTTCTCTTTCAGTGTTgagattttcactgttattatCTTCTCTAATCCATATGAAGAGTCAGTAGAGACCAGTCTCTGAATCCTCTCCGCTGTGTGCAGGTCGGGGTTCAGATACTCTAAACACACACTGCCCTCTTTACTGACCAACAATCAGTTTGACCTGGACAGAGTATCTGAGTAACGGAATAAAAGCTGAATCTGCTCTCAagatcagcacaaacacacaaacaggaaaAGCCAGTATGAGACCTGCACACGGCTCATTTTCACTACTGCAggctgttttattcatttctgatTCTCTGTTTTATATTTGATCATCTATAAATCTGGTTTATTTAGTCTGTCTTAGTGTTTCGTCCTGTGACTCTGAAAGTCTGATATTTTAGAAATACGTCTTAATGTAAAATGGCTTTATGTTCCTCCATCAAAACATTTAACTCAGATTTACAGTCAGATCGTCTGACTCTCTGTCAATAAACTGTGTTACATACAGAAAAAGTAGAAAGGCCTCTTTTTATGCCTCTAAACTGTTTAACTCATCACCTCTCACAGTCAGGCACTCAtgttcagtgcatcactttaataaacatttgaaaacatatttttaaaccgTTGAGTCATTatttacacagacattttacTTTCTTTAGTATTTTTCTCTATTGTCCTGTGCTTAATGGTGTTtagctgtatttattgtatattgtacagaagagtttattaaatagttcttatgttatttttaatgctctgtattatattttaagtCCTGTAGTTTTTCAGCCTTATCAGTACTAATAACATCATAAAGGGTTAATAAGTGACCTCAAATACAGGGACGTTACTGACCGTTTATATTTTAGGTGAGACTCTATGAATTTTATTACAAGATCAAAAACTCTGTAAATGTGAAAAGCCTTTTTCATTAAATATGTTTCTCTGTGGTTCCAACAGTGTGTTGAATGGTCAAATATTAACATGGTCGAGCGTCACATGCAGGACATCCCGGTGTCCTCACTCCTCCCAGCCTCGCAGAGATCTTCACTACATATTATATTATCTTATTTATGTCTTTTGCTCCCTTGAGAGAAACATTTGTTGATTATGGCACCAACAGTTTAGAGACCATTAGGCTTTAAACTCCATGTAAATATTAAAGTCTCATTCTTTCACATTTTAAAGGGTGAAAACTGAACATATTGCAGCTCCTCAAGGTTCTTGTATCGTGCATTTTGTGGTTTGtgctctcttgctgtctctcagtggtctgtttgttttttcagtaaACAAAGTTTAGAAAAACTTTCCAGACTTCATGCTACAAAACCACAACTCAGAAGATCATGAGGGTGATTTTAATCAAGTGATGCACGTTTAGATGGTGTCACTGTAACAGACACATTTTGTGGTGAGAATCTTTTAGCagtcaaacttcatgtgacgcATAACTGCAGTTTATTAGCTGATTAGTAACATCAGGCTTCTAAATTCTGCTACAGCTGAAACATCCTGGTCCACTTTCGGACACTGTGGTGTCcagatataaacatgttttctctTGGCTGACAATCCGACTGACcttcactgctcagagtgtgaagACGTGCACAGGAACTGCAGCATTTCTAGGTTACAGgtttttacactgtttgaaCTGCAGCTAAAGTGACAGAAAGCAGCCATTAAGTTCTTATTGGGTTACATATATGACGCCTCAACAGAGCTGCATctacattttatattcattcattaaacACTTTCATGACTTTTGGTACATCTTACATTtaccataaatatttggacggTAAAATCAATGCAGGGTCTAAGACAGGAGCGTCAAACTCGACCATCAAAAGGGCCAAATTTAACTCTCAGTAACCAAGCTGAGCatagtttattcaaaatatgccaaaactgcatCAGCAAAACAGGCACTGAATACCTGAACCATCCAAAAATAATATTCAATACAAACAAactgttttatattaaacacaAGGCTCCACAATCTTCAGATGAgtgttaaacctctttaaatgttcCTAATATGAAGGTTTTATTAAACTGCCTGTTTACTTGATCGAGACACCaggcatattttatttttgtgtaactGACGGCCCATAAATAGTTGTAGCTGGGGTCTGAGTGCACGTTATGTCACactgcatgctgggaactgtagtgcagctcacaGTGAAAAGGGCtaataaatcattttgcagGCAGAACATTAGAGGCCTGACTCGGCCTgagggccttgtgtttgacacatggtgTCTAAGACCTCAAACCTTCTTCACTACAAAAAAGAAATCAGCTGCTGCAAAATGTGATCTTGAGCTGAAGCCTCAGTGAACTTCTACTCAATAGCCTGTTGCTGTAAAAGGGACAGGGCAGAAGGTCTACCACTAGGTGGCACCCTCTACTAGTTTAAAGGGGCAATCGTAGGAATGATGAGGTGGAAACTCTGTGGCTTAGAACTTGTTAAGAACTTTGGAGAGTTTGTGAATCTGGACAGGGACAGTGGCTGATTCCTCAGTGATGGGGCTTTCAGCTGAACTACATTTAAAGACTAATAAGGAGCTCCAGGAAAGGATCCTTACAGAAACTGCTAAGGTTTTTTTATGGATCCATTTGCAGATTCCAGAACAAAAAGGTTGATCTGTTCCACAAGAACTGAACAGTGAGAGAAGAGGGGTGGGGTTGGTGGTATGGGTAATGGTGCCTGTTCTCAAAGGTCTCCCATCCAGGGCCTGGACTTCATGAAGGTAGGAGTTCCACAGATACACTTAGAGCTGTTGTTGGTATTGGCCTACACGTCTTCCCTGGTCAGCTACTGCCTACAAATCCTCCAATCCAGCTCTCTCGGTGTGGTGGTAAAGTCTACTGTCAGGCTTGGTGAACGACACAATGATGTATGCAGAGCTAAAAGGGTGAATTTGCCAGGTTTTATTTGGAGGTCATGTCTAaaaagagtcattcagaggCACAGAGTCTAAACCAAAAACAGGCAAACTAGCAACGTAGACAAAACTGAGAATGGGAGACAAAAAGGCACACTAGGTAACCAAATAGTTCAAACCCATAGTAGACACAAGATACAAATGACTCAGAAACAGAGATAAACATACAGAACTTtccaatgaatgaatgaaaaccaGGAGTTTCTGTACTGTGAGTCCAAGTGTGACACCAACAAAGTGTGATGAGTCACATTTGTGATAAAatacttcattttattttactttattttttaagttactTGCTGAAACACAAGTCCTGTGGATGGCTGTTACTGTGAGTGTCCAGTAGGCGGCGGTGTAGCGCTGAGCTCAGGTTGGTTCTGCAGCCTGTGGCTCTGCCCGTCAGCTTTGAGAGGCGTTAGTAAACTAAAGCAGTGACTCCTCTTTTCTCATCTATTTCCCCTGTTTACAGGCCAGAAATGTGATAAAAGAACACAGAACCTCCATCAGCCCCGCTGGTAAATTGTACGGGTCCTTGTTTTCTCCGGTTTGTTGAGGTTGAGGCGGAAGAAGTTTGTAATTACGGTTATAATTGAGTTTGTGCAGAACCGAAGTCGTAAGATGGCGGATATATTAACTCACAGCGCCACTGTTTTCGAGCTAAACCGAGTTTAGGGCtctaaatatttgttttagCACTTTCTACATTTTAATTCTTGTAAAATTGGCGCGTTTTGTGTCGTTTTTTCCACCTGGTGACAGTTAAAAGGATTTATTAGCATCAGTTAGCGCTGTTAGCATTTTCGGCTGCCGGTCTAATGACGTCAGTTCCGGGCTCAATAACATTAAGTAGCTTACATGAGACAAAATTCACCTTTCAGCTGTTTAACGACCTCATAactcagaggatccagtgatattcgAGGGAAGATCATTcatagaacaaaacacatcaGCTTTGGGACATTTGTGACTATCAGAGGACGTGACAGTCAGTTTTCAAAATCTCAGTTCATTCTTCTCCGAGAAATTTCTTTTAGACCCGGAGCTCCTTTTACATAATAAGAGGAGGACAAAATGACCACAGTGGCCTGTTGTGGTGGTAGAAACAGCAGAAACCAGAGGAGGGAAAAGTGAGACCCACAGAACAACGACAGAAAGTGTCTTGTTGTGTTGTTGAATGATTGAATAGGAAACGGGCGAACAAATTACCTTCATTTCTATAGAAAACTGTCCTCAAAGACGCCCTTTGATGTGCTTGCTCTGTCTGTCCTTCCCGTCCTGACCATAGATGTACACACACAGATGCCGTACTGGGTTCAGCCGGACACgtcaacatcactgctggactgatcAGCCATTACAGAGCGGCAGGTTAAGAAAGGTACTGTTGGAGTGATTGTTCCTCTGGTTTGATATTAagctcatttcatttcatttcctaTACAGGATCTTAACTTGATGTGGtgtttatgttcatttattAACAGTGATTGTTAATTCTGAGTGAGACGTGTTGGTATCGGCGTTCCCTAATCCGTGTAGATCACAGTGGATAAGCAGCTTCTTACAAGCAGCCGAGGTcaacttcttattctccagcttcttgttcagattttcctgttccactttaaatgaaatgtaactgatgcagcatttaaggaggaacaggaaaaTATGAACAGGAGGCTGGCGAATAGGCCGACCTATATAATAAGCCAACTTTATCCCATTTCGATGAGCTTGtgtgaattgtgtgtgtgtgtgtgtgtgtgtgtgtgtgtgtgtgtacgtatatatataacgaatatatatatatatattacatgctGTAGCGCTGTGGTAtgacactacatgtctttaatgaagtccaactttgtgtcatttatttttgtttgcgcaggactgtgaagtcctataggctgtgactgaatacaacttcagcacaatttaagttttatttagtttttattttcttttgttacacatatctgaactgagacacagtcgtgtgtgactacatgtcttatatttgagactacagctccctgatctattacaaatccaattttgtgTGTTGTAGGTTCAGCATTACTGCCTAGTATGGGAGTGAATTAAACTACCTTACGGTTTTTCTCTCGTCtcagcagtttttaacataagtacatttaaaatgtgttcaccattttaactaacatttcacttaaaactccttattttcaaattctgagattaatcgtgattaatttttaaaaatgatttgacagccctaatatatttgtatatatctcATTAAAATGATAGcagtcaaataaaaatataaaaaatgcacATCACAAATCCGGTGCCCTCCCAACTTGAATGGGCATGATGCCCCTAACCTCAGTTTAtagtaacaataatattaaCTTCCTGCTTCAATGATGACCTGATGAACTAATCTTGAAGCAGAAATTTTAAAGCtcctgtttatttaaaaaaggaatGAATTGTTAAATgctattaattatattattgaTCATTTAATACATTCTTGTTGTTCCTGAAGTTTTTGAATtgctgaataaaacatctacagATGGCTCCTCAGATGATAAGTTCAAATATTTATGTAAGAAAAGTTGAAGTGTCTGAAATAGCCCCCCCAAAACATGACGTCATGGCCAAGCACCAGATTAGAGGGGAagtgcgccatctgctggtttTGTCAAAGCATTTTGAATCTCCATTCATTTGACCATAGAGAAATGCTGATGTTGGGTTAAGCTTTCCAGACTTTACAACTCAAAGGTGTTTTATTCTAAACAATTTTTCTAAACCCTTGAGTCAGTAGTTCTTTGTCTTAAATGGCATCTGGCGCAAAGGTTTACTCTACAGTTTAGCTCAGTGCTTTTAGCCTTTGTATTATAACAAAGGGTTAATGACCGCAACATCATACACAGCGGAACACTCAGCAGCCCCCACCCTCATTAGCCACAATGATTTCATCCAGCGGTCACCAACCATCAGCCAGTAATCCGGCTCCACAAACCAGCCAAATTACACTCACTAGTGTTGTATTAGCTCTCTATTAGTTTTTAGCCTTCATATCATAACAAACGGTTAAGAGTGACACGATTCAGATACCAGAACTCTCATGATAGTAAATATGCAGCTCagtatgaaattaaaaatgaaccCTGTCTTGCTGTGTATCAGCGTTTTAGCATGAATCCAAGAGggcagatattttaaaaaaacatggccACCTTATGCAATCATTGATTTTTTTACTCAGTAATGAGCTTTAAAATGAATTgaccaaaataccaaaacaatTACATCATATCATAAAGCTGTACAAGCTAAAAATATTCTGGTGCCAGaatggagctgaactgctgtgccatttaaggtagaGCAGAAATTTGAATAAGgaactgacaaaaatggagcaAATCTCAGTGTAGAACGTTTTTGTGAGTAGAGTCTGTGGTCACAGTGTCCGGTGAGCAGCACTGGCGTTGTTTTAGAGCTGGTAATTAAACAAACTCACACTAATCGAACTAAGACTCTTTACTGCTCTACACTCGCCTCCGTGAGAACAAAGACTCGACTCCAAACATTTCCACTCTTAGAGCCACTGGCCAAGACTTGACTCCCCATCAGTTCTGCAAGCCAGTAGAGACACTGTAGGTTAATGTAAGTAGCTACCAATCTAACTTGTTTTATAGACTTGGACTTTCTTACCTTTCTTACCAATGTTAGCTAGTAACTTTTGCCTGAATGTACAGTTTAGCtaaggttagctagctaaagcTAAACTTTGGTTTACATACATTAGCCAAGTTATGGTAATGTGGCCTGTGTTTTTGTGGTTGTCTTGCAGATTTAATATTGAGCAGGACAGGATGGATGATGGTGTTtttgtgatggtgatggtgagtTTTACATTTATGTCCTGTTGTATTAAAGAAGCAAAGGGAGGTCAGAATGACCGTGAACAGGCAGGAGGAGATCAGGAAGACAGTCAGCAGGCAGGAGGAGGTCAGGAGGACAGTCAGCAGGCAGGAGGAGATCAGGATGACAGTCAGAAGGCAGGAGGAGGTCAGGAAGACAGTCAGCAGGCAGGAGGAGGTCAGGAAGACAGTCAGCAGGCAGGAGGAGGTCAGGAAGACAGTCAGCAGGCAGGAGGAGGTCAGGAAGACAGTCAGCAGGCAGGAGGAGGTCAGGAAGACAGTCAGCAGGCAGGAGGAGGTCAGGAAGACAGTCAGCAGGCAGGAGGAGGTCAGGAAGACAGTCAGCAGGCAGGTGGAGGTCAGGAAGACAGTCAGCAGGCAGGAGGACAGTCAGCAGGCAGGAGGAGATCAGGAGGAAAGTCAGCAGGCAGGAGGAGATCAGGAGGAAAGTCAGCAGGCAGGAGGAGATCAGGAGGACAGGCAGGAGGAGATCAGGAGGACAGGCAGGAGGAGATCAGGAGGACAGGCAGCAGGCAGGAGGAGGTCAGGAAGACAGTCAGCAGGCAGGAGGAGGTCAGGAAGACAGTCAGCAATCAGGAGGACAGTCAGCAGGCAGGAGGAGATCAGGAGGACAGTCAGCAGGCAGGAGGAGATCAGGAGGACAGTCAGCAGGCAGGAGGAGATCAGGAGGACAGTCAGCAGGCAGGAGGAGATCAGGAAGACAGTCAGGAGGAGATCAGGAGGACAGTCAGCAGTCAGGAGGAGATCAGGAGGACAGTCAGCAGGCAGGAGGAGATCAGGAGGACAGTCAGCAGGCAGGAGGAGATCAGGAGGACAGTCAGCAGGCAGGAGGAAATCAGGAGGACAGTCAGCAGGCAGGAAGAGATCAGGAGGGCAGACAGGAGGAGATCAGGAGGACAGTCAGCAGGCAGGAGGACAGTCAGCAGGCAGGAGGAGATCAGGAGGACAGTCAGCAGGCAGGAGGAGATCAGGAGGACAGTCAGCAGGCAGGAGGAGATCAGGAGGACAGTCAGCAGGCAGGAGGAGATCAGGAGGACAGTCAGCAGACAGGACCTACTAGCAAAGAGGTGAGTTATAAAGGACACTGCACTTAAAGATGTGTCATCATACCAGATATTTAGGCACATTGTACTTTCAGAAATCGATGGGATGCACAATCATACCCCAGTTATTAAATATATGCTAGGACTTTTAATGAAGTGTTGGCTACTGATAGTAAAGAAAGCTCAAAAGCCTCAGCTTTACTGACTACAGTGACAATCTTCTCTATTAATTCAGAAGTGAGAAACAAATGGTTCTTGTGGAAAAaggacattcattttaatgttagtCAAGCTCAGCCCTGTCTGCAACATGTGGTCCAGATACACCTTTAGGGGGGGTGTTGGCactgaaaaccacaaaaaaaatcagtgaaaatgcTATTACAAGGTTATTACAAAGTTACAAATAAACAACTGGTGCCATTTGATTCAGTTCATTGAACTGAATAACTTTGTAATCGCATGTTATGTCAGAAATTGCACTTATTCTTTTGGTATTTTGGCATATTCTTTCAAAGactacagtttattatacacaggtcaaaaggtcaatctGAACAGAACTCAGTAAACCTCTTCATTGATGGTCCATGATTAATAATCATATACTCCTTTATGTGAGGAACATTCTTATTGGTACATTAGGACTCATTATGGCAAGGCTTAAACTTTGGGAACAAAACTACTTTGCAAACTCAACTATGTcagaaaatgtaacatgtccctATACAACTACACCAATTTCATAAAGCAGATCCACAGCTAAGTGCATTTTGCCTTGTAACTTCTAAACCAACATTTTTAAAGGCAAAGTCTTTAGTTGAAAATAGTGTGCAATTTGGACCATTTAGCTGTACcttcttggatttttttttggggggtgggggggtgctaTCCTACCCCCCAGGGCCATTTCAGCCTCTGAAGTGGACGCTGAGTCATGGTTTcttttgcatatgtgaacaCGATTAATTTGTGCattgcaatctcccactgcaaTGACAAAGAAGAAGTTTGTGATCAACCATTGAAATTTCATCAATTATTAAAATCTGCAGGTTGCCCAATTTGGACCTCAGTGAGTTTATTTTATCATCTCTATCACCACTGACGAACAAATCATCTGCAGAGTCAAAGCTGACCTCAGTGTTCATCAAAGCATCCTTTACTTTTTTCATAATTGCTTTTTCGATTCGAGGGCTGATTATGTTCGATGAATTCTTTTCCTTGTCACGGCTCCCATCAGAATCCTTTTTGGCTTCGTCAGTTGTACATCTTGTTATAAATGTTCTGTTACTTGGCGGATGTGGAAAATCGAATCTACAGGTTGTTcccttttttgcatgtttttgaatgtcttttgctgtgttgttgtaCACCTTAGACAATTTCATGCGTTTCTGTGTCGTCATCTTGTGGCATTTCACGTTACATAACGATCAACAAATGCTACAATGTCACGATCTTCATTTTTATCAATCTGAGGAGCATCTTCCACCCAGAACAAGCAGTGAGTATGAGGTGAGCCACGCTGCTGAAATTCAACTAAAAGTAATCAACAATTTTACCGATTGGCTGTGCTTCAGACATAATCACGTCTTTAAGAAAGCAGTGGAATTGATGGTCAGACATTCTAGCAGCTGTCACTGGGTTGGTGTTCAACAGAGATGAATGAGATACATtttaataagaagaaaaaaacaagtaaacatgCAAATAACACACATGAACTGCGTAAACATTTTCATGAACATAAAACACCACCTTCATAGATGTAGgagaaatagaaacagaaacaaatgtcatataataaagaaataaaaagcatCATTTAACTATTAAAAACTAACTAATATAACCACTAAGCAGCAAACAAATAATTGCAATTCATTTAAATTTCTACAGGTTACACAAAGCATCAATACTGAAACCTAATTGGCCCTTAAGAACCATCAACACAGCTAAACTAAACCAGCATAGCACCACCTGATGGCAACAAATACCTTATGGTTAGTTAggggttttgttctaacagtcTCCTGGCCTGAGACACACCATGTACTTGGTCTTGCTCCTAGGTTTCGGCAGAACCTGCAGCAGTACTGATGTTAGCAACGCTCCCTTTGGTTTGCAGAGGGCTGGCCTCGGGGGCTTCTTCCGTGGAAGACTGACTGAGCATTTCGGACTAGCTACCAGACACCTCTGTGCCCAATCTCATTGAAGTCACCATGTTTGCGTCATTATGTTCAACAAGCAACTGTGGAGTATTGAGGAGATACTCCTCAATGCTTTGTACATCCTGGAGGAGATGACACAGCTGGTTACACTCAAGAAATTCCCTCAGCACAGTAATTGAGAGAGTGAGACGAACGTCTGCGCTTCCACAAGTAAGTACCACTGTGCCGCT
This Pygocentrus nattereri isolate fPygNat1 chromosome 22, fPygNat1.pri, whole genome shotgun sequence DNA region includes the following protein-coding sequences:
- the LOC119262022 gene encoding trichohyalin-like, with the protein product MDDGVFVMVMVSFTFMSCCIKEAKGGQNDREQAGGDQEDSQQAGGGQEDSQQAGGDQDDSQKAGGGQEDSQQAGGGQEDSQQAGGGQEDSQQAGGGQEDSQQAGGGQEDSQQAGGGQEDSQQAGGGQEDSQQAGGGQEDSQQAGGQSAGRRRSGGKSAGRRRSGGKSAGRRRSGGQAGGDQEDRQEEIRRTGSRQEEVRKTVSRQEEVRKTVSNQEDSQQAGGDQEDSQQAGGDQEDSQQAGGDQEDSQQAGGDQEDSQEEIRRTVSSQEEIRRTVSRQEEIRRTVSRQEEIRRTVSRQEEIRRTVSRQEEIRRADRRRSGGQSAGRRTVSRQEEIRRTVSRQEEIRRTVSRQEEIRRTVSRQEEIRRTVSRQDLLAKR